The Triticum aestivum cultivar Chinese Spring chromosome 7B, IWGSC CS RefSeq v2.1, whole genome shotgun sequence genome window below encodes:
- the LOC123159899 gene encoding NDR1/HIN1-like protein 3, with the protein MGKTSTVSSCLCCPCRCLFCGLLSCIFSVLATILVITGVVVLALYLLFRPHLIQATVASADLDDFTLTPSTWILRYNLSVALSVRNPNSRIAIHYQSVVAEAYYQGQSFAHADHPDFYQDTGETTVVPLAFAGDHPLEGGVAAAGFRKEAIDHASFSVDIKLSAKMKLNVWAFRVPGPKPKVDCPLILHRRNASASAPASDGQPEFHPIECRVWF; encoded by the coding sequence ATGGGCAAGACGAGCACCGTGTCGTCGTGTCTGTGCTGCCCGTGCCGGTGCCTCTTCTGCGGCCTGCTGAGCTGCATCTTCAGCgtcctcgccaccatcctcgtcatCACCGGCGTCGTCGTGCTCGCGCTCTATCTCCTCTTCCGACCGCACCTCATCCAAGCCACCGTCGCGTCCGCCGACCTCGACGACTTCACCCTCACCCCGAGTACCTGGATCCTCCGCTACAACCTCTCTGTCGCGCTCTCCGTCCGCAACCCGAACTCCCGGATCGCCATCCACTACCAGTCCGTCGTCGCCGAGGCCTACTACCAGGGCCAGAGCTTCGCCCACGCCGACCACCCGGACTTCTACCAGGACACCGGCGAGACCACCGTCGTGCCTCTGGCCTTCGCGGGCGATCACCCGCTCGAGGGCGGGGTCGCCGCCGCGGGGTTCCGCAAAGAGGCCATCGACCACGCCTCCTTCTCAGTCGACATCAAGCTCAGCGCCAAGATGAAGCTCAATGTGTGGGCCTTCAGGGTGCCGGGGCCAAAGCCCAAGGTTGACTGCCCTCTCATCCTCCACCGACGGAACGCCTCCGCCTCCGCGCCCGCCAGCGACGGCCAGCCGGAGTTCCACCCCATCGAATGCCGCGTCTGGTTCTGA